The bacterium genome segment GATCCCGAGGTAGCGCACAGCCTCCAATTTGGCTCGCTCATTTGGCGTGAGCGTTGGGCACATGGACACGGCCAGGGGCGGTGGAACGGTGAGGACCACGCGGTCGAACCTCTGGATCGAGCCGTCGTCGAGCTTCAAATCGATTCCGCCATCTTCGTAGTCGACGTTCTCTACTCGCTGCCCGCTGCGGATCTCCACGCCGGCTTCCTTCAATGCCCTCGCCAATCGATCGAGAACCCGAGCATAACCTCCGGGCACGTAGCCGAAGACCTCTTGCTTGCGTCCAGCTCGCCGGGCCGCATTGAGGCGAGCTATGGTAGCCCATATGAATGCGGCCGAGGTCTCCCGGTAGCTCTCTCCGAGCTTGGATCGGAGCAGAGGCAGCCAAAAGCGCTCGAATGCGCGTCGGCCCGACCAGCGAACAAGCCACTCCGCGACCTTGACCTTTTCCAGGCGGCGGCCGTCCCGGATCGTGGAGGCGTAGGCCAGGGTGGCAGCTACTCTGAGCTTGTCGACCAGGCCCAGGTACGGGAACCGCAGAAACTCGACCGCGTCGGAAACGGAGTACAGACGCCCGCCGGCATAGCATGCGGTCCGCGTTTGCTTCCACTCGAGTTCTTCTTCCAGGCCGAGCTCGCCCAACAGTCCTCGCAAGTGGGCGTCCGACTTCAGGGT includes the following:
- a CDS encoding NAD(P)/FAD-dependent oxidoreductase codes for the protein MTAERSSSWGIVGGGILGVTLALRLSQNGQRVTLFEAAKNLGGLASCWPLGDVLWDRHYHVTLKSDAHLRGLLGELGLEEELEWKQTRTACYAGGRLYSVSDAVEFLRFPYLGLVDKLRVAATLAYASTIRDGRRLEKVKVAEWLVRWSGRRAFERFWLPLLRSKLGESYRETSAAFIWATIARLNAARRAGRKQEVFGYVPGGYARVLDRLARALKEAGVEIRSGQRVENVDYEDGGIDLKLDDGSIQRFDRVVLTVPPPLAVSMCPTLTPNERAKLEAVRYLGIVCASVLLDRPLAGYYVTNILDDGMPFTGVIEMSALVDRSQFGGRSLIYLPRYLASDDPFFSLSDEEVEESFLSALTGMHPGFDRGQVAAFRVSRVRHVLALSTLDYSATLPTMKTSIPHLYLVNSAQIANGTLNVNETIELAESGLRTLLDDKA